A window of Phaseolus vulgaris cultivar G19833 chromosome 4, P. vulgaris v2.0, whole genome shotgun sequence genomic DNA:
tttctttttagtattgagttcatacttgtgtaatagacctatacaagttcttaaacatcactttctattatgtcttttgaagttcttaattatgtttttaattccagttaggtttcctctgttttcttgaaagcGTACTGATTGTTTCAATTTATTGCAATTTATTTGCTTACTGGAAATTtttgaaattctggatttgagttcttcaaagtgttataaaaaagtagaaaaaagaagtacatcaaaattccatgtacaaaaaaaatgataaatgaaatacgtccagtgtgtaattccagtgccattgttgagataagatcttgaactttctgtggttacaatttcataatccagtttgcTTTATACAATTCTAGATAAATCTGTGAAGTCACGTACAAtttgcacaaaaatattttccagtagttttggttttgttttcttcatctattctagtgcttttctctaggtttcttttgtgtgccatcctttaattgagtaccttatttttcttgcttgtcttttattcactattctttgtgtttgtcatatatcttgtattccttttgctatagcctttcttgtttacaccttttcttgcttgtcttttgttgttctttaagttttgtggtgctTTGACTTTGAGATAGAgtgcttttgctttgacatatttcatttgaggttactaaggcctcaagagtagattggttgagggaagtattctttcttggagtgacTTGAGTGATTTTTACTTTTCAGCACATTCTTATAATTGTTCTTTTTGCTAACCttgttttcttaaaatttgttgctcttgtgtttgctgttttccttTTCTAATGGATACATATTCAAGTACTAAATCTTCAAAACCACATTCTACTACTAAggcttatgttcttaatgagtTAAAAGAAGCAAAGAGAGCTCTTGCTCTCAAAGATGAAGCGTTGCAAAGATTGGAAGAACGAATGGCAAAAGTTGAGTTGAAGCAAGAAAGATCTTCACATTCCATTCATGGAAGACATAATTCTCCTAGGCCTTCTTCTAAAGATTCTTCCAATGCTCACGGCCATGGAGAGGActatagaagaaggaggcatcatcaTCATTCCCATGGAGGAAGCCACCACCGTGAACAAGGACATCACCAAGAAGCAAAGCctcaatttcataatccagtttgcTTTATACAATTCTAGATAAATCTGTGAAGTCACGTACAATttgcaaaaaaatattttccagtagttttggttttgttttcttcatctattctagtgcttttctctaggtttcttttgtgtgccatcctttaattgagtaccttatttttcttgcttgtcttttattcactattctttgtgtttgtcatatatcttgtattccttttgctaTAGCCTTTCTGTAAAAGCACCTAGCTTtggtggtgatagtgatcctaatttgtatttagagtgggaggctaaatgtgaacaaatttttaaagccTATGAGGTTGATAAGgaccaaaaggtgaaaatagcctcttcagaattcatagattatgccatgaaatggtggcatggtatTGTAACAGACATTTActataacaagagacctcccgtggtctCTTAGAACGATTTGATAGAGTGTATGTGCCTTAGAttcgtgccaccacactttaggaaagacctaatgttgaagctccaacagtttcaacaaggcacgctaagtgtggatgcttattttaaagagttagaaacgcttttactcAAAGTAAACATGaaagagagtgaggaagctttgatagctaggtttgtgagtggtctaagaagggatattcaagatattgttgaacttcaagagtattcatctttgggatccttggttcaccttgcaatgaaggttgaatcccaacttgcaaagaaaaatgcttttaaaacttctcccaatgatggctactacaacaattcttggaaaaataaaaaaactttttcaaaccttcattctaaagattcttctttcaaccctaaagagtctaagccttatacttctactcatatatcactaatcaaatcgtctagtaagaaatgttttaaaagtttgGGATATAGTCACatagcttctaattgcccttctaaaaggaatatgtttgtgcataatggggtagtagttagtgagcatgattccaattcatctaggcattcttcaccttctaagccatcaagtgagattgagagcgaaagtccttgtgaaggtgacttattgatgataaggcgaatgttgggaacaattccaaaatctttggatgatacccaaagagaaaatatttttcacacctgctgtcttatcaacaacaagttatgttccttgattattgatgggggtagttgcactaatgtggctagtacaagagttgtggagaaatTAGCCTTACCCAATATCTCTAataccaagccttataaattgcaatggttaagtaccgaaggtgaaatcatggttaacaaacaagtcctcattaactttgcaataggaaagtataaagatgaggttttatgtgatgttgtgcccaagcaactcatcttcttttaggaaggccttggcaatatgatagacatgttttacatgatggcctatccaatacaatgtctttttccttccaaggggGCAAGGTTATCTtcaaacccctctctcccaaagaggttcatgaggattgtaccgaccaggtagtcgggagtgatgacgtggcagcaagcgataatataggcgtgttgagcgggacacctggctgacagaagggaagtacatcgggaagtctgtgtagtcgccaagtgatggcttggcgttctccgatctctagtgtgtgtaaccggcggtcaccaggcttacGTCATAGCCGCCGTATGTGAGTTATGGGAGACcaggtggttagagatcgccgaaggggggacatcgccgaaagatcaggaaggcttgcttaaggctAAGAGGTACAAGCACGAAGGATGAGGTTGTCAGacgatcattccctagccagaggtcgaggcaagggaacagtttcccagaacatgcatgatgtgcaagtaatgcagatcgtgatagcggcaggcgagaccacaaagaaggtgtgcatggtgacaccccgtgctcgccacttagaagagatcgctctccaaggcagctatgcaccgagttactccttgcatgggtaacttagtcgaacagcctgaagagtagaagtgacgctcaagtagaggacgctccagatggtgacacgtgtacagctggatgcgagccacgtgtccagaggtgtaaccgtcaggagagagaaaatgcacaggtatataaggaattctaacgaacttctgaggtacgcgcgtttagaacacttctttacgcttttgagaacacttgagtacggtGAGAGAgcatttgcacggttccttgagttttagcttttctctcttagtatttggtgattccgtcactgacttgagcgtcggagcgcgatcggccgcagcggcgccactctgtgtttttcaggttcttgcggagaatcgaggtgtgaaggacggaagctaacgtggtgcgaaactgatcgagagaagatacctttgacgtggcaagactcttgcactcgagtcaacaggcaggatcatcaggcgcccaccgtggggccgtgtaaaacctgtttcccatccacaacgtgagttcttgaagtttaTGAGAttcttgtgtggttgtgtgctggtgcaaccattttcggcgttttccaccgttcgtttgagtttcCATTCGGTGTATCGAcgtttttcaccgttcgttcgaaGTTTTTTATTGGTGGTTTGACGTTCTTCACCGTTCGATTGAGCTTTTGTTCGGTGGATTGAAGTTTTTCcccgttcgtttgagttcttgttcggaGAGTTGAAGTTTTTCGCCGTTAGCGCGAGTTTCAATCGGTAAATCGAAGACTTTACCGTTCGTTCGTGTTTCTGACCGGTGAATCGGGAGTTTTGGCGGAGAAGTAGTAGGTTCATGTTGAGATtgcaagtttctgtgaaggttttgcATCCGAATCGATCGGCGTGCTATTGTGGTTACGTTCCTGGGAGTTCTTTGGAGTTTGAGAGGTTTTGGCCGATTGATTGTTGGATCGATCGTTTCGCTGGGAAGGTTTTGTTCGCTGAAGCTTGATCTGTtgatttttcatgagaaagatgagaagcacacgttcaagtcccgttgtgccagctgctgcagaaggcgccatgaccatggcgcagatgatggaaATCATGCGTGCGTTGCAGGCAAATGTGGAAGCatcacgcgtagagcaggcgaagatgcacgaagacctggtcgcctcttaGGCCagaaatgaggagctcagcaggGTCACGGAGGAATTgcatcaagctcttcaggagcagagaggacgcacagttgttgaagaagttgcgccgtcatcgccaccgcgcgttttcccaatgccgttcgctcaggcgatcacggacacgccGATCCCTACGAGCGTAGTATCTGTGAAAGCCTCTTTCACCGGCGTGAAGGATCCTGAAGCGCATCTCactacgttccacacgcagatgatgctgtcagaaggctcggatgctgtatattgcaagatgttcgtgagcacgctccagggaacaacgctggaatggtttgttagcctgcctacaggtcacataacaaattaccagcagttttcgaagcttttcgtcgaccagtacattgtgaaaaaggcgccacctagggtgtctcatgacttgttcgacgtaaggcagtacaagggagagtccctcagggactatttgaatcgctttggagcacagatggtccgctcgcctgctaaagacgaggagatgttggtatacgccttcaaaaagggcgtgctgccgggacctttctgtgaggcgctgattagggcccaccccgccacgtttgctgaggttaggcgacttgcggtggcccacatcaccgacgagagtgaggtcgccgagaagagagggagcgtggcccctaCTAGGCCACAAGCCCAGACTAGAATCCaaccgcagagggtgctggagacgatgGCGGCCAAGAAGGATCAGAGGAaccgccatccttatgatccaaagaaaaacaagggaaggggcccagggcgccccagggagttcaatcgcccaccaaagtacaagtttgtcatggggttggcggatctgatcgccattcccaacatagcagccaggcttaaggcacctgagaaagtgggcgacaaggtgttaggaccaaaaccaaacgcctggtgtgagttccaccagagttttggtcacatcgttgattcgtgtttggccctgggttaccagctcgacgacctggtcaagagcggcttcttgaatgattacctgctggacaagaggacggggggtgcgtcgagctcttaGCCGGCGAGTAGTGAGGGTCAgtagcatgagatgcccactcatggcgagatccacaccatcgccgGAGGCTTCTCGGGTGGTGGGTGCATTGCATCACAGTGGAAGAGGTATGCAAGGTCCGTGATGGCAGTGGAtgtgtttgaagatcactcgccagacgtggacattacgttcacaaaggaggatctcagggatgttgtgcctcacgacaacgatcccatagttgtctcgctcgtcacggcgggaaggaaagtccaccgggtactggtggaccaaggaagctcggcagatgtaatgttctggccgactttcacgcagttgcaactaccccttgaccagctaagaccctatggaggatgcttatatgggttcgctggcgatcaggtggaggtcagggggtacattgagctgagaacaacgttcacggatgaggtggcctcgaggacggagaagattaagtacctcgttgtgaacgCCCCTCAGcctataacattctgttgggaaggccaaccctcaacagaataggagttgtgccctcaaccaggcacatgaaggtcaagttacCCTCCacggagggggtggtgatcaccatcagatctgaccagaaggaggcgaagaagtgctatgaaaatagcatCAAGAATAAAAGGTCAGTAAGCtacatcaccacgacgccgcctcccggtgtgaagcccaagccaacaaAATGGCggagttgttgatgcggcgatggaagtggccgccggaggcgatgtcaccatgaTAGACGCTGAGGTTGAGGGAAAGAGCGCCGGGCGGGAAGAAGAAGCGAGAAActgcccagaggaagcgagggagtcgggaatcgccagggcggtgatcgccagggaaaccagacccaaacccgtcgaggagtggcttaagagggagatcgggggcaaggtcttcaagttgggaagatctttggagggtgagctccaagaccagattgccaaggtgatagaatgacatctggatgcttttgcatggtctgcttcagacatgccggggatCGACtccgatttcttgtgtcaccatttggcaatggacacacaggtcaggccagtgcggcagagaagaaggaagtttaatgaggagaggagacaggcgattagggatgaaacgcagaagctcctcgccgcaggccatatcaggaaggtccagtaccctgagtggttagctaatgtcatactggtgaagaagagcaacgggaagtggcgcatgtgcgtcgacttcacagacttaaacaaggcttgtccaaaggattcataccctttgccaagcataaatgccctggtcgacagtgcagcagggtgcaagttgctaagttttctggacgccttctcggggtacaaccagataaagatgcatcccatggatgaagagaagaccgccttcatgacggagagatcgtgctactgctacaaggtgatgcccttcgggctgaagaatgcgggggccacgtaccaaagattgatggataaggtacttgcaccgatggtgggaaggaatgtgcaagcgtacgtagatgatatggtcgtgacctcgttagagaagagcaagcacgtctcggatctggaggagttgttcaccacgatcgccaagttcagattaaagctaaacccccgagaagtgcatttttggcgtggaggcagggaaattcttgggtttcctcttaactgaaagaggaatagaggcaaatcttgataagtgtgctgccatcttggcgatgaggagcccggctaccgtgaagtaggtgcagcagcttacaggtcggatggccgccctgtctcgtttcgtatcagctagtggagagaagggccatccatatttccaatgcttgaggcgaaacaacaagtttgtctggacgaaggagtgcgaagaagctttcgtgaagcttaaagagtacctggcgagcccgccggttttgtgcaaacccttagtaggaacccctctcatgttgtattttgctgtgactgagagggcggtgagtgcggtgctcgcccaagatcaagaccaggctcagaagcctatttatttcatCAGCAAGGTATTACAAGGCCCAGAggtaaggtatcaggccttggagaaagctgcactggctgtagtattttcggcgaggaggttgcgccactattttcatagTTTTACAGTGCtagtgatgaccgacctgcccatccagaaagtcttaaagaagcctgatgtagctgggagaatggtgaagtgggcggtggagctgtcggagttcgacatcaagtacgagccccgaggaccggtcaaggggcagattttcgctgattttgtggtcgagctctcgtcggaggcagcacgagttgagggggacgattttcgttgggtactttcggtggacggatcgtctaaccagcagggtagcggtgctggagtcattctagaaggacccaacgacgtgctgatagaacaatcCCTGAGATTTGcttttaaagccagcaacaatcaagcagaatatgaggcgctgatcgccggaatcttgttggctaaggagatgggggctagggtgttgatggccaagagtgactcattattagtcacgggacaagtaacaggcgagttccaggccaaggatccacaaatggcggcttacttggagtatgtgcaggagttgaagggcTCCTTTGCCTCGttcgaagtggtgcatgtgcccagagagcaaaatgcccgagcagacttgctagccaagctcgccagttcgggcaaggggggtagtcAGAGGACAATTATCCAGGAAATTCTAAAGACGCCTAGAGtgtttgtggcagatcacctggttctgcagataagcaagtcgacggagaaagcggcgaggagtcacaggtccttgatccaggagaccttgagatcgccgagaataagagcatgtcggggggagagggtgaacatgatgcaggtctgcgctacgcatgagccagacacatggataacgcaataccagcgctgcctggcagatggccttctcccgctggatccgacggaggctaggacgataaagaagaactccagcaagttcaccatgatcgatggcgagctgtacaggtttgggtttacacacctACTTCTAGAATGTGTGCAGGAGAAAAATGCactagaattatggccgagctcgatgaaggtatatgtgggagcCACGTCGGGGGACGAGCTCTGactgcaagaactctccgtgcaggttattactggccaacgatgagggaggattgcaagaggtatgcacagtgttgcaagcaatgtcagcagcacgccgattggcacaaggcgtctccagaagagttaaagtcaatttacagcccatggccgtttcatacttggggaattgacattctgggacctttcccattggcgatcaggaagatgaagtacttggtggtggtgattgaatacttcaccaagtggatcgaagcggaactagtagcccagatcaccgcacacaagatcgagagttttgtatggaagaacatcgtgtgccggtttggtgtgcctaagcgcctggtgtcagacaatgggactcagtttgcaagtcacctactgaagaagctgtgcgaagaggtgggaatacagcaggtgtttgcatccgtcgagcacccacagacaaatggccaagtagagtctgccaatcgggtgttgctgagaggtttgaagagaaggctagagaaagctaagggatcgtgggctgaggaggtaccccgcatagtttgggcgtaccataccaccgagcagtcaggaacccacgagaccccgttcagcttggtctatgaatgtgatgcaatgattccagttgaaatccaggagagctcgccgagattccagaactttgtggcggaagactcgaacgaagaaagaagggtgaatctggatttactggatgaggttagggaggaggcaagggtaaaggccGAGGCggtgaaaaggaggattgagcgaaggtataactcgaaggtgatgccaaggaaGTTTAGAGAGGGCAACCTGgggatgaggaaggcccatcagtacgagatggagaacaagttatcgcctaagtggacaggaccgttcagaataaccgaggtgctcgggaacggcgaGTGCaagcgagaaagagtaaaagacctcctcgcctatgagcgagcgaaggcgagaaagagtaaaagtcctcctcgactttgagcgagtgcaggcaagagaaagtcctcctcgactttgagcgagtgcaggcaagagaaagtcctcctcgactttgagcaAGTGTAGGCAaggaaaagtcctcctcgactttgagcgagtgcaggcaagaaaaagtcctcctcgcctttgagcgagtacAGGCAAGAATAAaataagtcctcctcgcctttgagagAGTGCAGACGagaacagattgaaagacctctctgcaccagcagatagaggaaagattaaaagtcctcagtgcatccaggggggaggagatgtacaccctgggcaagttgaggcaccagaaaaagtccttctcacctcagagtgagttcaggcaagatgagctgaaaagtcaggggtgttcgtgaccttaaacggtggggagggaaggaaaacgcctttccccctttaagtgaaacatcaatattgacccagtaagaccagaccattgttctgaaactcagggaggtagagaaggatccgaaaggcgtctctacccccagatgagggaacaatggttAAGTTATTAAGGTAAGAAAGgtcacatcgccagaaccctacggcgatcagaagaattccaggcgatgacgggagtaaaggctaaccttgccgggcagatcaggtaaactgtattgtgatactagtttaagttaaaacctgctgcctagtaagtagcTTATGTTGAGgtttattgccttaagtttgcaagttatattaaatgtcatcgtttgagagttaatagttgctcaagttttactttgagttaacagtttgataaattgttataagattaacagTTTATTCAAGTTGAAAGCAGTGAGTGAACGGTTAAGCCCGAGGAATCGCtgagttaatttgtttaagcaaGTTTCACCGGTTATAATGATTAACCACACAGCGAGTAAGAAGTATTCAAAGAGAAGCATTAAAAGTTATACAAGAGTGGCTACTCAAGTTTGAACACGAATGTGATCAAGTACATAAGCAGAGGAATTACATATAAAGTTTTTACAAGGAAAAAGGTGATGGAAGAGTGCAAataatcttcagaaggaacaatcttcccatccaccacctcgttgcagatcgataccatggagaggtcgagctcggggtatTGGCATGCGACTTGCTCCAGAGCGGCGTCAAAGCCGGCGGTGAGGACTTGGGCAGTGCTTTGATCGAGCTCTTGTgcttgtttcttcagctcttcagttTCCTCACGAGCTCgagcaaggtcttcagcaacctttttgCCTTCTACCCgagcctgggccagctctgcagcgatCTTCGTGGCCTCCTCTCGAGCTTTGGCGATCTCAGCAATGGTGTTGTCCCTCTCCTTTTCGACCTTCCCgaggagaacctcccgatctgctgaccttttttcaaggttttccaccttggtcgcatctgctttcattgcagcctccaagttggccaccttgagcctgtaaggGACCAGTTTGCTCTCCAACTCGATCTTATCTTGAGCTTGGAGGTAcagtttttggcgcagatcggaggcctccttgcgcgcgcCCCTTAGCTCAGTGTCCATGGcatcctccagccttgaatggtcgatctccgccatcatcaggttgcaagaaagcttttccgcctcaatccttatcagGCGGTTCGACTCCTTCAGCGCGAAattctcatcttggagcttcttgTTGGAGTCCTTCACAGCCTTCGATACAATCAAGGGgagatcctccgccatcatcttcagtttagcGGTGAAGGGCCCCAAGATCTCTTCGATGGAGGGTGGGAGGCTTGAAGTTGttgctggtggaggtgctggaggagcttggtgctgactttcaccaccaccctcttgggTTTGAAGGgcaaggggggcttcttggcgtggtggtgaggtcgGAGATTCTGTTATAAGTATtggcgagttgtgagcaccctcatctcctcctggtacggccccagcaatagaggtggttgaaggaggaccctctccagcagatacgaatggcgtggaggcgcttggagggttctctatgaagttGGGGTCACTGTTTTCAACCACGGGGGGTGCGGCGGCTAAGGGcgtcgcttggactggtggttgtagagctggaggtgagggcggtgttggtgtttggattgcaggtggtgaagagggggccacccttgttcttttggtaacaaggccatcctcggtgattTCTTCATCCTCCTCTTCTTCTTGcaccacttgaggggttttcctcttgggtttcctcaGGACTAGCTTTTTTCTTTGTGGGGCGGGTAGTGCCCCCGAAGGAGTTGGACCTTGAGGAGGAGTCTTGCCTTGAGCAAcgacgatctccaccaccgagttgggcacggtttgggagccTGCCGCCAGCTTGTgagatcgggcgatcgccctcagttcagccagTTTACCTTTTCCCAACATGAAGTCTGCACAGGGTAGAAAATAGATGAGTAGGCCCCAAAGCAGAAGCAGGGTATACAAGTATATGCACGCAGAAATAACGCAAGCAAGTAGCACATGGATTAAAAATCAAGACCAATACATAA
This region includes:
- the LOC137838395 gene encoding uncharacterized protein is translated as MLGKGKLAELRAIARSHKLAAGSQTVPNSVVEIVVAQGKTPPQGPTPSGALPAPQRKKLVLRKPKRKTPQVVQEEEEDEEITEDGLVTKRTRVAPSSPPAIQTPTPPSPPALQPPVQATPLAAAPPVVENSDPNFIENPPSASTPFVSAGEGPPSTTSIAGAVPGGDEGAHNSPILITESPTSPPRQEAPLALQTQEGGGESQHQAPPAPPPATTSSLPPSIEEILGPFTAKLKMMAEDLPLIVSKAVKDSNKKLQDENFALKESNRLIRIEAEKLSCNLMMAEIDHSRLEDAMDTELRGARKEASDLRQKLYLQAQDKIELESKLVPYRLKVANLEAAMKADATKVENLEKRSADREVLLGKVEKERDNTIAEIAKAREEATKIAAELAQARVEGKKVAEDLARAREETEELKKQAQELDQSTAQVLTAGFDAALEQVACQYPELDLSMVSICNEVVDGKIVPSEDYLHSSITFFLVKTLYVIPLLMYLITFVFKLE